Genomic DNA from Desulfobulbaceae bacterium:
CATCCCGGCTTTGGGCCATCTTTGGTCGCGACTCAATCACAAAATCCTCGACGTAGCGCTGCTAAGCCTGCGGTTTTGTTCAATCGGCGCAACCAAATCTGACCCAGATCCGGGCGCGATCCAGGTAAATTGGTATTTTCCAAGTCCCTAAATAAAGGATAACCGCCCGTTTTTAAGATTTGATCTGACTGTACTTCAACTTAAGCCTGATCAGCGCTCACTGTTTTGTTTCTGCCCTCAGCTTTGGCCTGATAGAGCGCTTTGTCTGCCTTTCTGATCACCTCACTCACCGAAGACATCTCAGGCTGAAATGAAGCCACCCCTATCGACACGGTCAGCGCTTGTTCGGGAAAACGTTTTACCAAGAGCTGCCCCAAGGTCTCAACCTCCTTACGCAACCTTTCCGCAAAGTAATAGGCATCCTCCGAGTTGGTCGATTCCAAGACAAACATGAACTCCTCACCGCCGTAACGGCCGACATAATCTATCGGTCGCGAAATCTTCTTCATGGTCGAGGCCAGGAGTTTAAGCACGGAATCACCATGAAGATGCCCATAAGTATCATTGAATTTCTTGAAGAAATCGACATCCACCATGCCCACTGCCAAAGAAATCTCCCGATTTCGGGCTCTTTTAAAACAATCGCTCAGTACAACATTGAGATAAGCACGGTTATGGATCCCGGTCAACCCATCGTGATAGGCCAGGGTGGACACCTCATGAAATCGTCGAGCATTCTCCAGAGCAAGACCAAGCTCGCCAGTGATTATCGTCAATGTTGTCAGGTCTTCCGGGTCAATTGGCCGATGGGTCTCAAAATTGTCAACCTCAAGAACGCCGATAATGGTATTACGACTCAGCACTGGAATAATGCCCATTTCATGAGCTGAAAATTGGCTAAGAACTTGGTTATCCATAGAACTGCCATCATGAAGCAGAGCCGGGGATTTCCCCCGAAGACAAGCCAGAAGGGTCGCAAATTCCGCTCTGACCTCAATCTCGATGCCACGCATCTCCTTCATACGATCACTACCGCTTGCCCCAACCACTTTCAAACTTCTCTGTCCACTGTCGATCTGCAGGAAACAGACACGATCATAACCAAAATCCTGCTTTACTGATTGCAAGGTAATCGCCACGACTTCCCTCACATCAAGACTCTTGTGTAGCTCCCCCAAACTCTTCCTGATCTGGGTCAGGTGTTTGACCTTGTCCTGCAACTCTCCATACAGATAGTAGTAATTGGTGTTGAACCGACTCAACTGAATATTAGAGAAAAGCAGATTCTCCTTAAACTGCTCCGCTGTCGGCAAGGAGAAATCGTAAAATTCAGCGATATCCTTGATCTCCCGGTTCGCTGAAGTTATCAGTTCCTGCAGGTTAATCTCCTTGAGTGGAATCAACTCCTCCACCTCAGGCTGCAGAATGGAATTACGGGCGATCCGCACCGACCCCGCCCCCAACAACCAGGCGATAAAATTGGCCAGGGAGACCATGGCGATCAGCATCTTTTGCCCCTGGCTCAGGGGCAGATCAATAAATCGCCGATGATGCAGCACCATGGCCAGCACTACAGTATCAGGCAATCCCCATTGCTGACAGATAAAAGCCCCGATATCGGCATGGCTAAGCCCGATAATCTTTTTTTCAATATCAACAAGCAGACCGTCCTGGCTATCGAGGCGTCCGAGGAAGTCACTGTAAGTAATCCGACCGTAAGTCTCAGCTACCACCTTGCCAATATCATGAAGGAGACCGGCAATATACGCCTCTTCAGGATCAGGATATCCAAGTTTATGGGCCAGCCCACGGCAGAGAGTGGCCACGGTCAGGCAGTGCTGCCAAAAGTCAACCCGATTGAAGGCATGACGACCCCGTTTACCACTGATGAGTTGCTCGTAGAGGACCACATCCATGGCCAGAGACCGGACAGCCGTGAACCCTACCAGGACCACGGCGTGCTTAATCGACGATATCTTTTGGCGCAAACCATAGGCAGCCGAGTTGACAATCCTCAAGATCTTGGCGGTTATAGCTGGATCTGTCTCGATAAGACGGACCAGATCACTAGCTGCTGAGACATCATCCCTGGTAAGCCTGAGCAACTTGATCGCCACCACAGGCAAACTAGGCAGCTTGGACACCTCATGACCGAGCACCTGTTTAATCTGTTCGGCTGTCGGCAGGATCGCCGATATTGTGAAAGGACGATGTCTCATGGTATCGTAGTTACTCGTTACATTCAGCAAAGTTAACCAGCACAGCTCAAAATGATCCCCCAAAAAGAATCGGAAGAACCTTCACTTGCCCTTGTTAAACAGCAAAAATTACGCCACATTAACGCTAACTTTCAGCTTTGTCCGTTCAGAACATTACTTAAGTGATTTTTATACAAATAGCGACTCTTCCTTGGCCAAGGAAGGATGAAAGAGGGAATAATCTTCGGAAAAATCTTTAGCAAACAACAACACCAAAGGCAAAAACTGGATAATAATCCGATAAAAACTTGATGGTTTCCGGCAAAGGATTAATATTTTTTTGCCTCTTCCACGACATCAACTCACTGTCACCAAAAAGTACGAGACCAGCAATGAACTCAAGTAAGCATTTGATACTGCCGATTGATAGACTATGGGATGGTTCGATAGCGGACGCCGACGAACAGGCAAAAGTTGTCTTTGCCCTGACCCCATCGGGAATGAACGTCGAGGTGACCGCCCGCTTCCATGGCGACCCGGCTCCCAACCAACCCGTGGGGCAGACTGACGGATTATGGAATTATGAGGTGGTGGAACTTTTTGTCGCCAACGAAAAAGACGAGTACCTGGAGTTGGAAATTGGCCCACATGGCCATTATCTCGCCTTGTTGTTTTCTGGGAAGAGACTTCTGACACGCCAGGATATCGTGGTTTTCTGCCAGACAACCATTGATGGCGCATTGTGGAGAGCAACGGCACATGTGCCTCAGTCATGCTTGCCGCACAACCTCAGCCGAGCCAATGCCTATGCGATTCACGGCAGGGAGGGAGCAAGACGATTCCTGGCCGCCTTCCCCCTTTCAGGGACACAGCCAGATTTTCACCAGCTGAACTTTTTCAAGCCGTTGACAGATATTGTCAGGGTTTAAGACTTGTAACGAATAGCACAGCAAATCGTTCAACCACCAAGGCTTGATCCGCCGTCAGGAGATAACCCAATGCTAATTCTGCAAGGCCCGTTTTCTGAAATGGCAGATCCAGTTGAGAGCGCCTCCCGAAGCTTGGTTGGCATCAAAATGCCCCCGGCGCATAGAGATAAGCTCAAAATACGGCTCAATGGCCGACAGCACCTCCCCGGCCGAAAGCTGCGGTGGACCGGGCCTGTCACCCCGGTCTTCGTCCTTGCTGCCAACCAAGGACAACCAGCGACCGCCGTCACTCAGCAATTCGGCAACCCGGGCAGCAATCCTGCTTCGGTCAACCAGGGCGTCAAAGGTGTGAAAACAACCACGATCAAAAGCAAAGACGAAGGGTGCGCCAGGCGGCTGATCCCGCATGATATCCCCACAAAAAAAGGCACAGGTCACCTTGGCTGACTCAGCCTTCGCCTCTGCCTGAGCAAGGGCGATGTCGGAAAGATCGCAACCAGTGACCTGAAAGCCATGGCTGGCGAGCCAGATGGTATTATTACCAGTCCCGCAGCCGATATCTATCGCCGAGCCAACAACCGGCACGGGAAACGAAGTAAAAAAATCAATCAGATTATGATCGGGCCGATTGAGTTCCCACGGCGTGTCCTTTTCCTGATACCGTTCCACAAAAGTTTTTTTCTCAGTCATGCCTTAGCGCCCCTAAGCTCTGCTAACAATTTGAGTTCCCAGTCAACTGACGGCATGCAGCTTAATTTCGAAGGTCAAGTTGCGGCCGGCAAGCGGGTGATTACCATCGATTACCACCTGATCGCCATCGATCTTGACGATTCGACCAAAAACCTGACTCCCATCGGCGCGAACAAAATCAAGCTCGACCTCCTGTCTCACCTCAACCCAGGCCGGGAGTTCTGCAACCGGCACTGTCCAGATCAAGGACTGATCTTTTGCCCCATAGGCCTCTGCCGGCTTGAAAACCACGGTCTTAGTCTGCCCGAGGTCCATACCAACCAAGGCAGTGTCAAATCCCTTAATCATCTTGCCCTTGCCAACCACAAATTCGAGCGGGGTTTTACCGATATTGGTCTCAACTACGGTGCCGTCCTTCATCTTGCACGTATAATACACTTTAACCTTACTTCCTTTTTTCACATGGGCCATACAACTCTCTCTGTAATAATTGTTCCCTGAAACTTCATAACACATGCCTGAAATTTCGTGATTAGCTACGTCTGCTGGTGAATAAGTGCAGCGCATGCAACAGCAACCCCGCCCCATACCGTAATCGATCACAGGGCACCCTGTAATCGATTACCAGCAGACTCCTCTCAATGCACCGAGCAGGAGATACACGGGTCATAGGCCCTGACCAGCATCTCAGCCAGCAGTTCAAGTTCTCGGTCCTGTATCCCCTCCGCCGCGAACTTCTCGGCCAGTGCGCTCAGATCATATTGAATATTGGCATGATTCTGACTAGTTGGTATGATGCAGTCGCACTTAACAATATGCCCAGCCTCATCAAAATCATAGCTGTGGTAGAGAATACCTCTAGGCACCTCTACCGCCGCCACTCCAACACCAGCCTTGGGAGTGACCAGCTGCCTCGGCTCCTGCCATGGCACCCCAAGCAGCTCGTCGATGAGTTGAATCGAATCATACACCACATGAACGCACTCAACCAATTGAGCGATATTATTCATGTAAGGATTATGGTTAACCGGAGTCAAACCGAATTCGGCGGCCACATCCTGGGCCAAAGGATGGAGGAATTTAAAATTATTATTGACCCTGGCCAAAGACCCGACAGCAAACGCCTCCCGTGACAGTTTACTCCATTTGGAGGTAGACTGGTCCACCAGGTACTCATTGGTCATCTGCCGGTATTCCGACTCACCCTTCACTACCCCATCGGTCGAAATCAAATCGCCGCCGATAAAGGGATAATCCTGCGCCCCTTTCAGCGAGACAAATTCAGTCTCCCGAGAAAAATCAGGCAGACTGAACGTCTTAAATAACTCGACAGTAGCGACAAGCCCCGGGATTGAGTCAGCCAGTCTTTCACGGAAAACAGCAAGTTCCTTGCGGTCCGGCAGCATAGTAAAACCTCCGACCACAGTCGTTGTCGGATGCAGACGCCTGCCTCCAACACAATCGCACATGTCATTGGCCAGTTTTTTAAGGCCCGCGGCTCGAGCAACCACCTCAGGACTCGATTTGATTAACGGAAACACACTGCCGATATTCAAAAAATCAGGCGCTGCCAAGAAATAGAGATGGAGGATATGGCTCTGCAATGTTTCCATATGTTTCAACAGCAGCCTGAGCCTTGTGGTTTGGAGGGTGGGGACCATGAGAAAGGCATTTTCCACCGCTCGGATACTGGCCAAGGTATGGCCGATGGAGCAGATACCACAGATGCGACCACAGATCCACGGGGCGTTATCCCATTTCTTGCCGACCAATATCGCCTCAAAAAACCTTGGCGTCTCAACGACTTCCCACGTGGCCTGGCGCAAAACACCATCCTGAATGCTGATCTTAATATTGCCGTGACCTTCAACCCTGGTAAGATGATGGACATTGATGTCGCAATTGACCTTCATACGCTACTCCCACCCTATAATAAAATTACTCGAGAACAATTGACCTGATCCTACGAATGGTCGAACTGTCATTTATGGCAGCTCGCTGCTAGCCACTGTAAGGTCAATGACCGCACTATGGCTTCTGCCCACTGCGGAGCGGCCCGACATATGAAGCAAAACCGCCAAAACACTCCAAACGATCAATGATTGTATCTTTCGAGAACCCATACTGTTCCATGATGCAGATCAACTGCTCGACATTACTGTCCGCAGCCGGCCCTCGGCACCCCCCACACCCGGACCTGCTGTTCGGGCACCAGGCGTCGCAACCTCCTTGGGTAATCGGCCCCAGACAGGGCTCTCCGACATCAAAGAGGCAGATATTACCGTTAGCCTTGCACTCCATACAGACCGGATATTTGGGGTAGACGATCTCGCTGCCGATGGCTAGCGCCGTGACAATTCGCTCAACCTCCTCCTTTTTTACCGGACACCCATAAATCTTAAGATCAACAGTCACCACCGCATCCAGCGGCTTAACCTCGGAGGTTTCAATCGGATGGTCGCCATACACCTCTTTCTTCACCCAATCCAGGTTGAAACGATTTTTCAGCTGATTAACCCCGCCAAAACAGGCGCAGGAACCAAAAGCCACCAAGACCTTGGCATTCTTACGGATTACCTTGAGCCGCTCTTCCTCATCCGGACGGGTTATGCTGCCCTCGACAAAGGCAATCTCATAGTCGTCCGTGCCGCCGCTCATCCCTTCGCGGAACTTGACCACCTCCACCAGAGAGAGGAAATCAAGCAGGGTTGCCTCGTTGTTTAGAATCTGTAACTGGCACCCCTCACATGAGGAAAGCTCGAAAAAGGCAACCTTGGGCCGATAGACGGGAACGCCCAGAAAGGTTTTCGGTTGAACAGGTGTCTCGGTCATCAGATTGCCTCCTTCAGATTCAGTACGGTCCAGTAATCAAAAACCGGCCCGCTCAGGCAGGTGTAGGTCGACCCGACATTACAACGGCAGCACTTGCCCATGCCGCAATGCATTCGCCGCTCAAGGGATACAAACATCTTCTGCATCGGAATATCTTTCTGGTTAAGCATGTTACAGACAAACTTGAACATCACCGGCGGGCCACAGACAATGGCAAAGGTGTTCTGGAAATAATCATCACCCCGCTCGGCAAACAACTCCTCCAAAATCTTGGTAACCAATCCCGTCCGCCCAGTCCAGGTGTCATCAGCATGATCAACGGTCACATGAAGATTCAAATCATCGGCCCGCCACATATCATACTGATAGGTGAACAGCAGTTGCGAGGGATCTTTGGTGCCATAGATGATATCCACGGCATTGAAGCGGCTCCGGTTCTCCTGAACATAGGCAATGGGAGCGCGTAAGGGGGCAAGACCCAAACCACCTGCGATCAGCAGGATATTCTGGCCGTTCATCTTCTCCATGGGGAAACTGGTGCCAAAGGGGCCGCGCAAGCCTACTTGGGTACCGCGCTCGATTTTGGCCAGAAAATCGGTGAGACTACCCACCCGTCGGATACACAGTTCAACATCCCCCTTCCGCGAAGGAGATGACGAAATAGAAAACGGGGCCTCACCGATACCGGGAATCTCCAGCATCAAAAACTGTCCGGGGAGGAAGTCAAACTGATCCCGTTCTCTAGGATCGATAATCTGAATCCGGTACAGGTTTTCATATTCGGTTAGCCGGTGGATGCTGGTAATCTCTGCCTTGTAGGTAAATTCAAATGCGGCGAGATCGGTCCGTCGATGGTAATGCCCATGGGTGATTGGCACAAATTCAAGTTTATTGCCCATTATATCGTCCCTCCGCGCACACTTGATATCACTTCCGGCACAGTAATCTCGGCAAGGCAGGACTCGCCGCAGCGCCCACAGCCAACGCAGAGTGACTCCTCATAAGCCTCAACAAACCCCCGGTGCTTGTGATAGTAGCGATACTTCAATCGGCCATGTCGTTCGGGCCTGAAATTATGCCCGCCCGCGACCTCGGCAAAATCGATAAAATTACAGGAATAGAGCATCTTGGTCTTGGTTGCCCTGGAAAGATCGACATCCACCTGCTCGTGTACGGTGTAGCAATAACAGGTAGGGCAGACATTGGCGCAGGTCCCACAGGAGAGACACTTGTCGCCCCAGTATTTCCAGACCTCGGACTGAAACTCCATGTCCAGGATCTTGGTCAGATCGGTAGTGTCGACATGGGTAGTGAATTTCTTGTTCTTATCAGCCACCACCTGCTGGTAACTGACCTGGTCCTCCTCGACCGGTTCTCGAGATTCGACCTGCTTAAGCAGATTGAAGGCAGTATCAGACAAAATTTCAACAAAATAGCTTCCCCCAAGATCAGTAATGAACATATCGAAACCAT
This window encodes:
- a CDS encoding hydrogenase encodes the protein MLFRVIQKDGLKRLFELLVAENTVIGPVEIGTDRHGLPIHGFSEVFDFHDVRLDYKTTKLPAKQYFLPFREDLATFRLSGKDWDKEVDYHSTKQHVFFGLHACDINALNKLDKVLLGGAYPMPYYAAKRQNMFIIGIDCLPQPYCFCRSMGSDTALHGFDMFITDLGGSYFVEILSDTAFNLLKQVESREPVEEDQVSYQQVVADKNKKFTTHVDTTDLTKILDMEFQSEVWKYWGDKCLSCGTCANVCPTCYCYTVHEQVDVDLSRATKTKMLYSCNFIDFAEVAGGHNFRPERHGRLKYRYYHKHRGFVEAYEESLCVGCGRCGESCLAEITVPEVISSVRGGTI
- a CDS encoding NADH:ubiquinone oxidoreductase, yielding MTETPVQPKTFLGVPVYRPKVAFFELSSCEGCQLQILNNEATLLDFLSLVEVVKFREGMSGGTDDYEIAFVEGSITRPDEEERLKVIRKNAKVLVAFGSCACFGGVNQLKNRFNLDWVKKEVYGDHPIETSEVKPLDAVVTVDLKIYGCPVKKEEVERIVTALAIGSEIVYPKYPVCMECKANGNICLFDVGEPCLGPITQGGCDAWCPNSRSGCGGCRGPAADSNVEQLICIMEQYGFSKDTIIDRLECFGGFASYVGPLRSGQKP
- a CDS encoding oxidoreductase, translated to MGNKLEFVPITHGHYHRRTDLAAFEFTYKAEITSIHRLTEYENLYRIQIIDPRERDQFDFLPGQFLMLEIPGIGEAPFSISSSPSRKGDVELCIRRVGSLTDFLAKIERGTQVGLRGPFGTSFPMEKMNGQNILLIAGGLGLAPLRAPIAYVQENRSRFNAVDIIYGTKDPSQLLFTYQYDMWRADDLNLHVTVDHADDTWTGRTGLVTKILEELFAERGDDYFQNTFAIVCGPPVMFKFVCNMLNQKDIPMQKMFVSLERRMHCGMGKCCRCNVGSTYTCLSGPVFDYWTVLNLKEAI
- a CDS encoding HDOD domain-containing protein, encoding MRHRPFTISAILPTAEQIKQVLGHEVSKLPSLPVVAIKLLRLTRDDVSAASDLVRLIETDPAITAKILRIVNSAAYGLRQKISSIKHAVVLVGFTAVRSLAMDVVLYEQLISGKRGRHAFNRVDFWQHCLTVATLCRGLAHKLGYPDPEEAYIAGLLHDIGKVVAETYGRITYSDFLGRLDSQDGLLVDIEKKIIGLSHADIGAFICQQWGLPDTVVLAMVLHHRRFIDLPLSQGQKMLIAMVSLANFIAWLLGAGSVRIARNSILQPEVEELIPLKEINLQELITSANREIKDIAEFYDFSLPTAEQFKENLLFSNIQLSRFNTNYYYLYGELQDKVKHLTQIRKSLGELHKSLDVREVVAITLQSVKQDFGYDRVCFLQIDSGQRSLKVVGASGSDRMKEMRGIEIEVRAEFATLLACLRGKSPALLHDGSSMDNQVLSQFSAHEMGIIPVLSRNTIIGVLEVDNFETHRPIDPEDLTTLTIITGELGLALENARRFHEVSTLAYHDGLTGIHNRAYLNVVLSDCFKRARNREISLAVGMVDVDFFKKFNDTYGHLHGDSVLKLLASTMKKISRPIDYVGRYGGEEFMFVLESTNSEDAYYFAERLRKEVETLGQLLVKRFPEQALTVSIGVASFQPEMSSVSEVIRKADKALYQAKAEGRNKTVSADQA
- a CDS encoding Ni/Fe hydrogenase subunit alpha, translating into MKVNCDINVHHLTRVEGHGNIKISIQDGVLRQATWEVVETPRFFEAILVGKKWDNAPWICGRICGICSIGHTLASIRAVENAFLMVPTLQTTRLRLLLKHMETLQSHILHLYFLAAPDFLNIGSVFPLIKSSPEVVARAAGLKKLANDMCDCVGGRRLHPTTTVVGGFTMLPDRKELAVFRERLADSIPGLVATVELFKTFSLPDFSRETEFVSLKGAQDYPFIGGDLISTDGVVKGESEYRQMTNEYLVDQSTSKWSKLSREAFAVGSLARVNNNFKFLHPLAQDVAAEFGLTPVNHNPYMNNIAQLVECVHVVYDSIQLIDELLGVPWQEPRQLVTPKAGVGVAAVEVPRGILYHSYDFDEAGHIVKCDCIIPTSQNHANIQYDLSALAEKFAAEGIQDRELELLAEMLVRAYDPCISCSVH
- a CDS encoding class I SAM-dependent methyltransferase produces the protein MTEKKTFVERYQEKDTPWELNRPDHNLIDFFTSFPVPVVGSAIDIGCGTGNNTIWLASHGFQVTGCDLSDIALAQAEAKAESAKVTCAFFCGDIMRDQPPGAPFVFAFDRGCFHTFDALVDRSRIAARVAELLSDGGRWLSLVGSKDEDRGDRPGPPQLSAGEVLSAIEPYFELISMRRGHFDANQASGGALNWICHFRKRALQN
- a CDS encoding peptidylprolyl isomerase yields the protein MIDYGMGRGCCCMRCTYSPADVANHEISGMCYEVSGNNYYRESCMAHVKKGSKVKVYYTCKMKDGTVVETNIGKTPLEFVVGKGKMIKGFDTALVGMDLGQTKTVVFKPAEAYGAKDQSLIWTVPVAELPAWVEVRQEVELDFVRADGSQVFGRIVKIDGDQVVIDGNHPLAGRNLTFEIKLHAVS